In Vigna angularis cultivar LongXiaoDou No.4 chromosome 8, ASM1680809v1, whole genome shotgun sequence, one DNA window encodes the following:
- the LOC108345760 gene encoding zinc finger CCCH domain-containing protein 41 has product MELKVSSPKPESVAPSDCVSEPEEKEVSEDDDDDRNHKHRRREARSQSLERDVSDPVINRPFKKRNKTFGNRHPFRVNESQAFETLKTYSDATSDKDIYFKFDRRRPGLTSVPRPPLEMSQRLRGNPSFPGDPGVGRGRGRESGFWNQRESRFGSMDVASQMVPQGSIPPSLYAGRGIPNVSNAQNASWNTFGLIPAVPNGGLDMLHPMGLQGTLRPPINSSLNVNISRQRCRDFEERGFCLRGDMCPMEHGVNRIVIEDVQSLSQFNLPVSLPSAHLIGAPAGSESLHSVNASTTSMNNKCLPGKVSKSVVNDDGLTLDGAFTGPAGCTSGADLYDPDQPLWNDSGLEPSNALLTLQSSKNEETEPILNDAPDGDCPVGAARTSISSQGASSSVWARIGSSKNRFDIKEKTNTAMGSFHYPENQLKEDNDELVGAHNASFQVKQNIADDADPKALDVSLKAQTDNMRTIRKSSQKALRTLFVNGIPHKSNKREALLAHFKKFGEVIDIYIPLNSERAFVQFSKREEAEAALKAPDAVMGNRFIKLWWANRDSIRSDSTNTGNGMIVTPRGQAPAFVPSHPVVTDRGKDIHQADASKTTYEVSSPTDQSKPVITDGLKVPPPLQKKLVNLENLKEELRKKQEMLDQKRNEFKRQLNKFEKQASGLKGELSNEQAAKRLKLGTASDVAKLASPPQSSDTEGGMTSPHTEAAADKNKQLVNTVPQSPKTSTAARLQEPTGLKHPIQPLMPLNRYKLDNRPAAFRIIPPLPAGLTNVEVLKEHFSPFGELSSVELEDVQTNDSIQQEAHITFTTRWAAERAFINGKCWNEQNLKFMWLTPSISSNATGGRERSQSAPKEPLDSDDYSKEKLGNSVNQEVIESDGENRDSETRNGLEHVEMEPNEDPQSTTKVSSPKQSPEGSVC; this is encoded by the exons ATGGAGCTGAAAGTTTCGTCTCCCAAACCTGAGTCTGTTGCACCATCTGATTGTGTCAGTGAGCCAGAGGAAAAGGAGGTGAGTGAAGACGATGATGATGATCGTAATCATAAGCATCGAAGGAGGGAAGCTCGCTCTCAATCTTTGGAGAGAGATGTTTCAGATCCTGTTATTAATAGGCCATTCAAAAAGCGTAACAAAACTTTTGGTAATAGGCATCCCTTCAGGGTAAATGAATCACAAGCCTTTGAAACACTGAAAACTTACAGCGATGCCACCTCAGATAAAGATATATACTTCAAGTTTGATAGAAGGCGCCCTGGCTTGACTTCAGTTCCTCGACCACCTCTGGAAATGAGTCAAAGACTACGTGGAAACCCATCTTTTCCTGGAGATCCTGGTGTTGGCAGGGGAAGAGGCAGGGAATCTGGTTTTTGGAATCAACGTGAATCTAGGTTTGGCTCAATGGATGTTGCTTCACAAATGGTTCCACAAGGGTCCATTCCACCAAGCCTTTATGCTGGACGTGGGATACCCAATGTTTCAAATGCACAAAATGCATCGTGGAATACATTTGGCTTAATTCCAGCTGTGCCCAATGGTGGTCTAGATATGCTTCATCCAATGGGTTTACAGGGAACGCTCAGACCACCTATTAATTCTTCTTTGAATGTGAATATTTCTCGCCAACGGTGTAGAGATTTTGAGGAGCGTGGATTTTGCCTTAGAGGGGACATGTGTCCTATGGAACACGGTGTTAATCGGATTGTCATTGAAGATGTTCAG AGTCTTTCACAGTTTAACCTTCCTGTTTCACTTCCAAGTGCACACTTAATTGGAGCACCTGCTGGATCTGAATCTTTACATTCTGTAAATGCTTCTACCACTTCGATGAACAACAAATGTTTACCTGGAAAAGTTTCTAAGTCTGTAGTCAATGATGATGGTTTGACATTGGATGGGGCTTTTACTGGTCCTGCTGGTTGCACAAGTGGAGCTGATCTTTATGATCCTGATCAACCACTTTGGAATGATAGTGGTCTGGAGCCTTCAAATGCCCTCCTAACCCTTCAGTCATCTAAGAATGAGGAAACTGAGCCCATATTGAATGATGCTCCAGATGGTGATTGTCCTGTTGGAGCTGCCAGAACATCTATCAGTTCACAGGGTGCCAGTTCATCTGTATGGGCCAGAATTGGTAGTTCAAAAAACAGATTtgacataaaagaaaaaactaacaCTGCAATGGGTTCCTTTCATTATCCTGAGAATCAATTAAAGGAAGATAACGATGAATTAGTTGGTGCTCACAATGCTTCTTTTCAAgtaaagcaaaatatagcagaTGATGCAGACCCAAAAGCCTTGGATGTCTCTTTGAAAGCACAAACTGATAATATGCGTACTATACGAAAGTCATCACAAAAGGCATTGCGTACTCTATTTGTAAATGGAATACCTCATAAAAGTAACAAGAGAGAGGCACTTCTAGCTCATTTTAAGAAGTTTGGGGAAGTTATTGACATTTATATTCCATTGAACAGTGAACGAGCTTTTGTGCAATTCTCTAAGAGGGAAGAGGCTGAAGCAGCTTTGAAGGCACCGGATGCTGTAATGGGTAATCGTTTTATCAAGCTATGGTGGGCTAATCGTGATAGTATTCGCAGTGATAGTACCAACACTGGGAATGGCATGATTGTAACTCCCCGTGGGCAGGCACCTGCTTTTGTTCCATCTCATCCTGTTGTCACTGATAGGGGAAAAGACATCCATCAAGCTGATGCTTCAAAGACTACATATGAAGTATCATCACCCACTGATCAATCTAAGCCTGTCATCACTGATGGACTCAAGGTTCCGCCTCCTTTGCAGAAGAAGCTTGTAAACTTGGAGAATCTAAAGGAAGAACTGCGCAAGAAGCAGGAAATGCTAGATCAGAAGCGCAATGAATTCAAGCGCCAGTTGAACAAATTTGAGAAACAA GCTTCTGGACTCAAGGGTGAATTGTCTAATGAGCAAGCTGCCAAGAGACTCAAATTAGGCACAGCGTCTGATGTTGCCAAACTGGCTTCTCCTCCTCAATCATCGGATACTGAAGGTGGTATGACATCCCCACACACAGAGGCAGCAGCTGATAAGAATAAACAGCTGGTCAATACTGTACCCCAAAGTCCTAAAACAAGTACAGCAGCAAGACTGCAAGAACCTACAGGCTTGAAGCACCCAATTCAACCATTAATGCCTCTAAATAGATACAAATTGGACAATCGTCCTGCTGCATTTCGTATCATCCCACCTTTGCCAGCTGGTCTAACTAAT GTTGAAGTTTTGAAGGAGCACTTCTCACCTTTTGGCGAACTTTCCTCCGTAGAGCTAGAAGACGTGCAAACAAATGATAGTATCCAACAAGAGGCTCATATAACTTTCACTACTCGTTGGGCAGCTGAGAGGGCATTTATTAATGGTAAATGTTGGAATGAACAGAATCTGAAATTCATGTGGTTGACACCATCTATTTCTAGTAATGCGACCGGTGGTAGAGAACGATCTCAATCTGCTCCCAAGGAGCCCTTAGATTCAGATGACTATTCTAAAGAAAAATTAGGAAACTCTGTGAACCAAGAAGTGATTGAATCAGATGGCGAGAATAGAGATTCTGAAACTAGAAATGGTTTGGAGCATGTGGAAATGGAACCAAATGAAGATCCCCAGTCTACCACAAAAGTTTCTTCTCCCAAACAGTCACCCGAGGGGAGTGTCTGTTAA
- the LOC108346052 gene encoding uncharacterized protein LOC108346052, with product MNTTPFMDKQIMDLTHGSSTAQQHSKDFIDLMKHEPPLQQNHHREEENARGNGINKDDIIPSYDFQPIRPLASSSYDSAPNFGAAFSRPWNSDSNSKNYSSLDPLEPAKVIVEKDRSASDASMLSDIDRTMKKHMDNMLNVLEGVSARLTQLETRTHHLENSVDDLKVSVGNNHGSTDGKLRQLENILREVQSGVLTIKDKQDIMQAQLQLAKLQVSNTNQKSEAQSSTTTDPVQQAVPAPVQSQPQLPTPANLPQSIPVIPPPNAPPQPPPQQGLPPPPQVQLPSQFPPNQIQAAPPRDPYFPAPVQSQETPNQQYQLPLSQPPHTHPGAAPHQQYQQTPHPQYPQPPPHVPQQQPPPPHVPQQQPPSHPSMNPSQLQPPLGHHVEEQPPYPPQNYPPNVRQPPSQSPTGPPPPQQFYGAPSHSYEPPSSRPGSGYSSGYGSLSGSGPAEQYRYGGPPQYGGNPALKPPQLPTASVSPSGGSGYPQLPTARILPQALPTASAVSGSSGSAGTGGRVSVDDVVEKVANMGFPRDHVRATVRKLTENGQSVDLNAVLDKLMNDGEVQPPRSWFGR from the exons ATGAATACAACGCCGTTTATGGACAAGCAGATTATGGATCTCACTCATGGATCTTCCACTGCGCAGCAACACAGCAAGGACTTCATCGACCTCATGAAACACGAACCACCGCTGCAACAAAATCATCATCGTGAAGAAGAAAATGCGCGTGGTAATGGGATCAACAAGGACGACATCATTCCCAGTTACGATTTCCAGCCGATTCGCCCTCTCGCCTCTTCCAGTTACGATTCTGCCCCCAATTTCGGTGCTGCATTCTCACGCCCTTGGAACTCCGATTCCAACTCCAAA AATTACAGTTCTCTGGATCCATTGGAACCTGCAAAGGTGATTGTAGAAAAGGACCGAAGTGCTTCTGATGCTTCAATGTTGTCTGACATTGATCGCACGATGAAGAAGCATATGGACAATATGCTCAATGTACTGGAAGGTGTCAGTGCACGGTTAACACAACTAGAAACTAGAACCCACCATCTTGAAAATTCCGTGGATGATTTGAAGGTATCTGTCGGGAATAATCATGGTAGCACTGATGGAAAATTGAGGCAACTGGAGAATATTCTTCGAGAG GTGCAATCAGGGGTGCTAACTATCAAGGACAAGCAAGATATAATGCAAGCTCAGCTGCAATTGGCAAAGCTACAAGTGTCCAATACGAATCAGAAATCAGAAGCTCAATCTAGCACAACCACCGATCCTGTGCAGCAAGCTGTTCCTGCTCCTGTGCAATCTCAACCACAGCTTCCTACCCCTGCTAATCTTCCTCAGTCCATTCCTGTTATTCCTCCCCCTAATGCTCCACCTCAACCTCCTCCACAACAGGGTTTGCCACCACCCCCTCAAGTTCAACTTCCAAGCCAATTCCCTCCAAACCAAATCCAAGCTGCTCCTCCGAGAGATCCATATTTCCCAGCACCTGTTCAGTCTCAGGAAACACCTAATCAGCAATACCAACTTCCTTTATCGCAGCCGCCACATACTCACCCCGGTGCAGCTCCACATCAGCAATATCAACAGACCCCACATCCCCAATACCCTCAGCCGCCACCTCATGTTCCTCAACAGCAGCCACCACCACCTCATGTTCCTCAACAACAGCCACCATCACATCCATCTATGAATCCATCTCAACTTCAACCTCCTCTGGGGCACCATGTTGAGGAACAACCACCTTATCCTCCTCAGAATTATCCTCCCAATGTCCGCCAGCCACCATCTCAGTCCCCCACCGGTCCTCCTCCTCCTCAACAGTTCTATGGGGCACCATCCCACTCGTACGAACCGCCATCTAGCAGACCCGGTTCAGGCTATTCTTCTGGATATGGTTCCCTATCTGGCTCTGGCCCTGCTGAGCAGTATCGTTATGGCGGACCACCTCAGTATGGTGGCAATCCTGCACTGAAACCACCACAACTGCCAACTGCTTCAGTGTCTCCTAGTGGTGGAAGTGGTTACcctcagctcccaactgccaggATACTCCCACAAGCACTCCCTACTGCATCTGCAGTGAGTGGTAGCTCAGGTTCTGCTGGAACTGGAGGAAGGGTTTCTgttgatgatgtggttgagaAAGTTGCTAATATGGGATTCCCCAGAGACCATGTAAGGGCAACAGTTCGGAAGCTGACTGAGAATGGTCAATCTGTGGACCTAAATGCAGTGCTGGATAAGCTCATGAATGATGGTGAAGTCCAACCCCCACGAAGTTGGTTTGGTCGGTAG
- the LOC108344962 gene encoding uncharacterized protein LOC108344962 isoform X1, whose product MIDRLHFLSVSGRWGGRFLPCKREQLAMRIYEKLREIVKIQKFRRLVSYTGFYCFATLISYAYVNNTTRAGYSRADQFYASYPAGTELLTDTTKLYKAALENCFEAEEWGPFEFCIMAKHFNRQGNSPYAYHAQYLAHLLSLGQLDGSG is encoded by the exons ATGATTGACAGACTGCACTTTCTTTCGGTGAGTGGCCGGTGGGGTGGGAGGTTTCTGCCGTGTAAGAGag AACAACTCGCCATGAGGATCTATGAAAAGTTAAGAGAGATAGTGAAGATTCAAAAGTTCCGCAGATTGGTGTCATATACTGGGTTTTACTGCTTTGCCACACTCATAAGCTACGCTTATGTCAACAATACGACAAGAGCTGGTTACTCTAGAGCCGATCAATTCTATGCATCATACCCTGCTGGTACCGAGCTTTTGACGGACACTACCAag TTGTACAAAGCTGCTCTTGAAAACTGCTTTGAAGCTGAAGAGTGGGGTCCGTTTGAGTTCTGCATCATGGCAAAACACTTTAATCGTCAAGGGAATTCGCCATATGCTTATCATGCG CAATACTTGGCACACCTCCTTTCTCTTGGACAACTTGATGGAAGTGGTTGA
- the LOC108344962 gene encoding uncharacterized protein LOC108344962 isoform X3 — MRIYEKLREIVKIQKFRRLVSYTGFYCFATLISYAYVNNTTRAGYSRADQFYASYPAGTELLTDTTKLYKAALENCFEAEEWGPFEFCIMAKHFNRQGNSPYAYHAQYLAHLLSLGQLDGSG, encoded by the exons ATGAGGATCTATGAAAAGTTAAGAGAGATAGTGAAGATTCAAAAGTTCCGCAGATTGGTGTCATATACTGGGTTTTACTGCTTTGCCACACTCATAAGCTACGCTTATGTCAACAATACGACAAGAGCTGGTTACTCTAGAGCCGATCAATTCTATGCATCATACCCTGCTGGTACCGAGCTTTTGACGGACACTACCAag TTGTACAAAGCTGCTCTTGAAAACTGCTTTGAAGCTGAAGAGTGGGGTCCGTTTGAGTTCTGCATCATGGCAAAACACTTTAATCGTCAAGGGAATTCGCCATATGCTTATCATGCG CAATACTTGGCACACCTCCTTTCTCTTGGACAACTTGATGGAAGTGGTTGA
- the LOC108344962 gene encoding uncharacterized protein LOC108344962 isoform X2, with protein MIDRLHFLSVSGRWGGRFLPCKREQLAMRIYEKLREIVKIQKFRRLVSYTGFYCFATLISYAYVNNTTRAGYSRADQFYASYPAGTELLTDTTKLYKAALENCFEAEEWGPFEFCIMAKHFNRQGNSPYAYHACLWN; from the exons ATGATTGACAGACTGCACTTTCTTTCGGTGAGTGGCCGGTGGGGTGGGAGGTTTCTGCCGTGTAAGAGag AACAACTCGCCATGAGGATCTATGAAAAGTTAAGAGAGATAGTGAAGATTCAAAAGTTCCGCAGATTGGTGTCATATACTGGGTTTTACTGCTTTGCCACACTCATAAGCTACGCTTATGTCAACAATACGACAAGAGCTGGTTACTCTAGAGCCGATCAATTCTATGCATCATACCCTGCTGGTACCGAGCTTTTGACGGACACTACCAag TTGTACAAAGCTGCTCTTGAAAACTGCTTTGAAGCTGAAGAGTGGGGTCCGTTTGAGTTCTGCATCATGGCAAAACACTTTAATCGTCAAGGGAATTCGCCATATGCTTATCATGCG TGTTTATGGAATTAA